In one window of Bizionia sp. M204 DNA:
- a CDS encoding polyprenyl synthetase family protein — protein sequence MQNTPYYQQAFVDYLDAYIQEKEPKSLYDPINYILQLGGKRLRPVLTLMTAEIFDCHYTKALNAALSIEVFHNFSLVHDDIMDDAPLRRGQETVHEKWDLNTGILSGDAMLIMAYQLFENYDPETFQALAKLFSKTALQVCEGQQYDVDFETRDDVSIPEYLKMIEYKTAVLVGAAMEMGAIVAQVREQDKRNMYEFGLNLGIAFQLQDDYLDAFGNPETFGKQVGGDIIENKKTYLYLKALEFSSDDDKQQLLHLFSLKPTDQTNKIETIKDIFNTSGSSLATKQVIEEYTNKAFGILEQLQISEEKKMLLKTFGQQLMNRNV from the coding sequence ATGCAAAACACACCTTATTATCAGCAAGCATTTGTGGATTACTTGGATGCGTATATTCAAGAAAAAGAACCAAAATCGTTATACGATCCAATTAATTATATATTACAATTAGGTGGAAAACGCTTGCGTCCTGTTTTAACTTTAATGACTGCAGAGATTTTTGATTGTCACTATACCAAAGCGTTAAATGCGGCTTTAAGTATTGAAGTTTTTCATAATTTTTCATTGGTTCATGATGATATTATGGATGATGCACCTCTGCGAAGGGGTCAAGAAACCGTTCATGAGAAATGGGATTTAAACACGGGGATTTTATCCGGTGATGCCATGCTAATTATGGCGTATCAGTTGTTTGAAAACTATGATCCCGAAACGTTTCAAGCACTTGCTAAATTATTTAGCAAAACAGCTTTACAGGTTTGTGAAGGTCAGCAGTATGATGTAGATTTTGAAACTCGTGACGATGTGTCTATTCCTGAATATTTAAAAATGATTGAATACAAAACAGCCGTTTTGGTTGGTGCTGCTATGGAAATGGGTGCAATTGTTGCGCAGGTTCGGGAACAAGATAAACGCAATATGTATGAGTTTGGTTTAAATTTAGGAATTGCCTTTCAACTACAAGATGATTATTTAGATGCATTTGGCAATCCCGAAACATTTGGAAAACAAGTTGGTGGTGATATTATTGAAAACAAAAAAACTTATTTATATTTAAAAGCCTTGGAGTTTTCTAGTGATGATGATAAGCAGCAGCTTTTACATTTATTCAGTTTAAAACCTACCGACCAGACCAATAAAATAGAAACCATTAAAGATATTTTTAACACCTCTGGCTCTAGTTTAGCAACCAAGCAGGTTATAGAGGAATATACCAATAAAGCTTTTGGTATTTTAGAGCAGCTACAAATTTCTGAAGAAAAAAAGATGTTATTAAAAACGTTTGGTCAGCAGTTAATGAACAGGAATGTATAA
- a CDS encoding alpha-ketoglutarate decarboxylase produces the protein MKQDSLFRKLNSIFIGFFCLITLSVTAQNNSNDFWSHVRFGGAVGLSFSGDYFSGTLAPSAIYRFNPQFAMGVSLNGTYSSRKDYYKSTILGGSVLGLFNPIPQLQLSAEFEELNVSRNWENRLLIADENYWYPALFLGAGYTISSGRVSTAIGIRYDVLYDRDKSIYGSSWMPFFRIYF, from the coding sequence ATGAAACAGGATTCTTTATTTCGTAAATTAAATAGTATCTTCATAGGTTTTTTCTGCCTCATTACTTTGAGTGTTACCGCACAAAATAATTCAAATGATTTTTGGAGTCATGTGCGTTTTGGTGGCGCCGTTGGATTAAGTTTTTCTGGTGATTACTTCAGCGGGACGTTGGCACCAAGTGCTATTTATCGTTTTAACCCGCAATTTGCCATGGGTGTTTCACTAAACGGAACCTATTCTTCTAGAAAGGACTATTACAAATCTACTATTTTAGGTGGAAGTGTTCTTGGACTTTTTAACCCTATTCCACAATTGCAGCTTTCAGCTGAATTTGAAGAATTAAATGTGAGTCGGAATTGGGAAAATAGACTTCTAATTGCAGACGAGAACTATTGGTATCCAGCATTGTTTTTAGGCGCTGGTTACACCATAAGTAGTGGGCGCGTGTCTACAGCTATTGGAATTCGTTATGATGTGCTGTATGATAGAGATAAGAGTATTTATGGAAGTTCTTGGATGCCGTTCTTTAGAATTTATTTTTAA